One Dissulfuribacter thermophilus genomic region harbors:
- the xth gene encoding exodeoxyribonuclease III: protein MNMFIATFNANSIRARKDIIQKWLNKTGCNILCIQETKVQDKDFPSKDFQELGYNCYYKGQKSYNGVAILSKEEPNQVSYGIGDGKDSEEDQARIIRASFKDFELINVYVPQGREIDHPNFKKKLEWFRRLLDHLKNHHSPSQPLLILGDFNVAPEERDVYAPEKKKNHVCFHESVRKEFFSLLDWGLFDLFRHFNKEEKQYTFFDYRIPKSVERRLGWRIDHILVTSPVLSQAKNCYIDLEPRTWPKPSDHTFLCAEFEPKLCTSNA, encoded by the coding sequence ATGAACATGTTTATTGCCACTTTTAATGCCAATTCTATCCGGGCAAGGAAGGACATAATACAAAAATGGCTCAATAAGACTGGATGCAATATCTTATGTATTCAAGAAACCAAGGTTCAAGACAAAGATTTCCCTTCAAAGGACTTCCAGGAATTAGGCTATAACTGTTACTACAAAGGCCAAAAATCTTATAATGGTGTGGCAATCCTCTCTAAAGAGGAGCCTAACCAGGTATCATATGGAATAGGAGACGGTAAGGATTCGGAAGAAGACCAGGCAAGGATCATCAGGGCATCCTTCAAAGATTTTGAACTAATTAATGTTTATGTTCCTCAAGGAAGGGAAATTGATCATCCAAATTTTAAAAAAAAGCTGGAATGGTTCAGGCGCTTACTAGACCACCTCAAAAATCATCATTCTCCGTCTCAACCACTCCTGATCCTCGGGGACTTCAATGTTGCTCCGGAAGAAAGAGATGTTTATGCCCCGGAAAAGAAAAAAAACCATGTATGCTTCCACGAATCAGTGAGAAAGGAATTTTTTAGCCTGCTTGACTGGGGGCTCTTTGACCTCTTCAGACACTTCAACAAGGAGGAAAAGCAGTACACATTCTTTGATTACAGGATACCTAAATCCGTTGAAAGAAGGCTTGGCTGGAGAATAGATCACATTCTCGTCACAAGCCCAGTACTAAGCCAGGCCAAGAATTGCTATATTGACCTAGAGCCCAGGACCTGGCCCAAACCTTCAGATCATACCTTTTTATGTGCTGAGTTTGAACCCAAATTATGCACTTCAAATGCCTGA
- a CDS encoding HDOD domain-containing protein, whose product MNTGVMPDTQPDFTLEYIFEQFTKLPTFPKAVQRAIELIEDPKTTTQDLVDVLKFDPAITTNILKITNSARFGLQNQVTNIDTALVLLGRDQIKEILVASGSLSYLSRELYGYGMKPEDLWYHSIATGICAECLCDHIELEDPSVLFTAAILHDVGKIVLNLFVGAKLDKILDLATKKGFTFTEAEWMVLGADHAIIGSEIMRQWDFPQDIVRAVRNHHDPDLYIQDKLSALLALSNIIVSNLGVGVGTDGFRYRISPNILEILDLKSDDIYDIMFETHKGFMESQEILELYKS is encoded by the coding sequence ATGAATACAGGTGTAATGCCAGATACTCAGCCTGATTTCACCTTAGAATACATTTTTGAACAATTTACTAAGCTTCCAACCTTCCCAAAGGCTGTTCAGCGGGCCATTGAACTCATTGAAGACCCCAAGACTACAACCCAGGACCTCGTTGACGTCCTGAAGTTCGATCCTGCAATTACCACAAATATCCTGAAAATAACCAATTCAGCTAGGTTTGGTCTCCAAAATCAGGTCACTAATATTGATACTGCCTTAGTTCTTTTAGGCCGTGACCAGATAAAAGAGATCCTGGTAGCAAGTGGAAGTCTTTCATATCTTTCGAGAGAGCTTTATGGATATGGGATGAAGCCAGAAGACCTATGGTATCACTCGATTGCAACTGGTATCTGTGCAGAATGCCTCTGTGACCACATAGAGCTCGAAGACCCATCTGTTCTCTTCACAGCAGCCATTCTACATGATGTTGGCAAGATCGTCTTAAACCTGTTCGTAGGAGCAAAGTTAGACAAAATTCTCGATCTAGCTACTAAGAAAGGTTTTACTTTTACTGAAGCAGAATGGATGGTGCTTGGAGCGGATCATGCAATTATTGGCTCTGAGATCATGAGACAGTGGGATTTTCCACAGGACATTGTTAGGGCAGTTAGGAACCATCATGATCCCGATCTTTATATTCAGGACAAGCTTTCCGCCCTTTTGGCGTTAAGCAATATCATTGTCAGCAATCTAGGTGTGGGGGTTGGGACAGATGGCTTTAGATACAGGATCAGCCCTAATATATTGGAGATCTTGGATTTAAAGTCTGATGATATCTATGACATCATGTTCGAGACTCACAAGGGCTTTATGGAGTCACAGGAGATCCTCGAACTATACAAATCATGA
- a CDS encoding chemotaxis protein CheD, producing MKEFEVLKGDYRILKGSDETIVTKNLGSGLCVCVRDTKNGLLGLCHLVVPKASERDDSFPVFDCSEGIRIFFNTLLDRGAQRENLEIWLIGSGQFLECPNVFNIGAQNYSLVKRAIEKNGLNLKGEHVGGPFNKSVRFSLHHGPVVTVPGTKKEIML from the coding sequence ATGAAAGAGTTTGAGGTCCTTAAGGGGGACTATAGGATTTTGAAGGGCTCTGATGAAACTATAGTCACGAAAAATCTTGGCTCCGGACTATGTGTTTGCGTACGGGATACAAAAAATGGGCTATTAGGGCTTTGTCATTTAGTGGTGCCAAAGGCATCTGAAAGGGATGACTCCTTTCCGGTTTTTGATTGTTCAGAGGGGATCAGGATTTTTTTTAACACTTTATTGGACAGAGGAGCCCAGAGAGAAAATCTCGAGATATGGCTGATAGGTAGTGGACAATTTTTGGAGTGCCCTAATGTCTTTAACATTGGTGCCCAGAATTACTCACTGGTAAAAAGAGCTATTGAGAAAAATGGCCTCAACCTAAAAGGAGAACATGTGGGTGGACCTTTCAATAAGTCGGTGAGGTTTTCCTTGCACCATGGGCCTGTTGTGACAGTTCCAGGCACAAAAAAGGAGATTATGCTATGA